GTTATAAATTAGATGATTCGTTCTACATACGatttacgaatgaaaattgAGAATTTCTGCCCCatccattaattaatttgtctGTTTGTTCGCTCAAAACGTCTTTATTTCAGGTACGAAAATAGAGTTGAAGCTATCAACTGGATGATATAAAAGGACTTTCGCTGGCTGATCAAACATGAAcagaaacaacaacaataacaataacaacaatcataataataataacaacaataataacaatatgtCGTTAACCACACCGCCAGCGATACATGTCGGTCCGATAATAACGCCGGGCTCGAACGAGACCATTTCCATAGTGATACCGTTGTCCGCTCAATTAGCCACTGTTTCCGGACAAAAGGTCGAGAAAGCATCTTGTAAGGATTGTGGCAAGGACGCGAAACAACGTTCGCCAAATGGAGCTGCGCCGCGAATTAGAAACGATAAGACGAAGGGTTGTCCTTATCCCACTTGTACACGATACGGTCGTGCTTTTTCAAGGGCACACGATTTAAAGCGTCACATCGCACGACATGAAATGCGAAAAGAAAAGCTGATGGATGGTGAGAAGGGACAACTGGTCATCGGTTGTCTCGAATACGCAAAGAATCTCGTAAACGATTCTGCTTTGAGAACGAACGAGTCCTTTAAGACGGAGATTCCTCGGGATACGGAAACCAACGTTAGAGCGTACACATGTCCTCGTTGCAAGAAGAGATACTCAGAAGAAAGCAAATTTAAGGCTCATCTCGCTATGCATGACAAGGTAATCATTCTCAAGGTAATCACAggtgataaaattatttttaatatcgtatagaattaatatcaattCGTCCTTgtgattttcaaatatataactacGAAATTTCAGACAATGGCGAAGAACGTATGCACCCTATGCGGACTACAACTTCAAAACGAAGCCGATATGCAGGAGCATATGAAGCAACACGCGGGTGCTATCTTGCAAACTCAGTCGGCCCAGTCGATGCCACAAAACGAAAAGGAGGATGATTTCCTTCTCGAAGAGATGCTCTTACTGCATAAAAATCCACGAAGAACATCGTCTTCCGATAAAACAGTCGATGTTGCTAGTGGCAAAGTCGCGACAAAAATCAGGTGCGACTACTGTTCGAAGacttttaaaacaaaatggaCATTGAGCTCCCACGTAGCCGCACACGAAGGTCGTTATCAGTTTGATTGTGCCCAGTGCGGCAAAAAATTTGTGAGAAAGAGTCATTACGAGGGACACGTACGTTCCCACGAAGCAGCGAGGCCTTACGTATGCGAGCAGTGCGGAAAGACGTTCAAGGAATTGAAACACAGACGCGAACACACCAAAAGAAAGCATCCTGGGAATCAGAGTGCTATACAAAATCTCTTGGATAGCATTAGTCCGTGTGCATCCGAGGAAGTGCCAGTCGATCAGGCTAAATTCACTCTTTTGATGCCGGTGAACTTTACCGCTTAACAATAAGACGTATCGAATGTATTGATTTAAAagctttttctctcgtatgtATATCTAGAGATATGATAGACATTATGTTGAAACCTTTGTTAGTTTTCTGAAGATGCaccgataaaaaaattagcaTTAACGAGTTTCAATTTCTCATATATGGCGtattgaactttttttttttacgtagtctttatgtatctttttttatagtagAATCCaaatgtattatgtattaCAATGATGAAttacgatgaaaattattaaattattctttcgttttgtttcgtcgGAAATtcttatacaaaattttgttatcgaaagaaaacgaataaatctTAAACTTGCCtacgatggaaaaaagaaaataacaaataaatgtaATGTTATTTGCTGTGCACCATTtctagaatattttaataaaattttaatatcgatgtGTCGACGAAATGCCAGAGTTGCTAACTTTATTACTCGTAATTTTAACGCATCTATAATATCATCCTAATAGAATAcgaatattatcatatttacaaTTCCTTCGATATTAgggaataattttatatttataggtaATAGTAGGTATTTACAAAGAACCCTGCGACTTGCGTTTTTGTAACACTAcgtatttttagaaatattaattgtgTTTAAACACGATTATAACGAACGAACTATTTCAAGGAAcaattcttttgttttattataacagGCATTATATGAcattttagtttttattaaattttcactcgaatatattttaataataatatacgaatatatttcttttttaacgataaaacgaCATATTACGTTGATATGTTTATCTAACGAAATAATGATACTTCGTTGGCTTTATTTGTACAAAATTTGAAACGCAAtatcgaaaaaacaaaactttGTCAGAATTAAGAAGATAGCCTTTATtaggatttcttttcaaatgaGCCCAAATAAGCGCCGTAGAACGTCATCGAGATGCGAAGAGcaaaaaaatatgcaaaagCATGCGGCTGATGAATGTTTTTACTATCATACTCTGGACACGCTTCCACCAGAAGTTTTAGAAATAGTATTACGTTTATTACCCTTACATGATGTAGCAACTGCAGTTCGTCTAGTGTCCAGGTGGAATATCTAACGaatattcattgaaatataataaattctcaccttgataaaaatatgttgaTATAATCACtatcatcatttatttattactaggaataaatattaatcggtGATCCGATTTTATAATCAGTTATTATATTCGtgtttttaaatgtaattaccgattaatatttatacataataataaccaATAAATCAAAAGATCATATGATCTTTTCAGACGTTGTTTGAACGTCGCTACGATAGTTTTGAATGCTTCATTTCTTATTGCTGGTACAAAACTTGAAAATGCAATGAAACATATAGAAACAATGATAATGAAAGTTAAGACAGGTGCTGACCTACTAACCTTCAGCAGAGTATTCAATATCCTAGAAATGGTCATGGCACAATACAAGATGCTCAGAGCTGTAACTTGGAGATATACACATCCTTCAAAACCAGAGAAATTTTCACGACTTTGTTTTTATGCTGGTAGTCTGCTTGATAATTTAAATAGTCTGCTTCATCGTGCTATAAATTGTCCTGTTTCTTTATTGGGGCTCCAACGACCAgattcaaacatttttttttttatatccgaCTGCAAGCGCTTTATGaactattttgaaaaaatttctgaATGCAGAGTGAACAGGTAAAAAAAACTATACTTATATGATAAAaggcaaaaatatataaatgaataaaagataaatatacgaTACCTTCATTTCCAAatataagttttattttctatctaaaaatttataaaataattttatgattagaTCTGTTTTGGTGTCCGGATGTAAAGCTGTAGATGTTCTAGACTGTCTTGCAGAAGGACGTCAGGTTTTATCATTCAATATATTGTCTAATGAAGGAATcaaaaataacattattagtatgaaattaaaatatgtaataaaacgAGCTTGGTTCACTTGTCTGAAAATTCCAAGTATGCCTGATGAAAATTCTTGGAAAGACCAACAGCGTTTCATGTACCTCAGACTACGTCGTTTAGTTAGCAGTGTGAATGAACATTATTATGAAAACTTACGATATGAACGAGAATTACTTTTACAGGTAACAtctataatgatataatatgatagctaatatttttatttctttatacaattttgtattattatctaattcCAATAATTAGTAATAGCTTTATAAAACTTGATTGAAACTCATAGTTTTCTTCTGTATCTTACATaactttctttcaatttacataaaaatataaatattttaataattctatacATACAGcattaaataaaacgttttatataCAGGAACCATCAATACCACCTCCAAGACTACCACCAGTATCTACATATTCTGGTTATGGAGAATATGGTGgacaattcttttattatgggaatatgaataaatatgcTTATGAGAGCAAAATCAAATCCTTACCAGTAACTGACCATGAAAATGCACAAGATGATATTGAAGAAATTCATGGAACGCCTTGCTTCAATCTCATCATAGCTGTAGAATTGAAATGTTCACTAGAACTGGCACCTTTTACTGTAAGAACTTTATTGCAGTCCAATGAgctagaaatatatacaaaaactcCAAATCGGCCagagatttatttaaaacttgATATCATGTGTCCTGCTTCAATGGCTAATAGATTACCAGGAAATTTTACTTGGGAGCTCAATAGTTCTCGTCATATACGTCATTCTTCTTAAtacattacaaataaatttttttttagtatattattataactcaaaatatagaaaaatgatttctattACAACTGATGTAATCTTTTGATAAgcaaaagttattaaaagaattactatataatttttatatttttgacaataatttattttattttaaatattaataagaatcaaaatttttatcatgcTTTATATACTATTACCAAAATTTTGATCAcatgtttataatttattagaaatttatttaaaaagaattctaaTGAGATTAAAgtcatatacttatatactatatactaaaCTTTATCTAccaataacattattataatacctCATTtacttgtataaaattaataataatactcttTTATGcacattttattcttttaaaaattttagtgttaaaattatacaaatgttaacagaattaaattatttttgcatttaaatCATTGAGAAGatatagatcatatatatacatatatatatacatatcatacatacatacatacatatatacatataatataaatgccTTTACCAATAACATTACAATAATTaagtaaaatgtataaataaagaacctaattaataaggaagaaataaggtttaaacaaaacaattaacaaaaaattacaatttataaagtttatatgcatttatacaatattttccaactttttaatttttaacacctaattgtatattttctgCAAAATCTTCTTCCAAATCTTTCTGTGGTTGCCACATTATATCATTAAGTTTTCTAGCACGATCTTCTAATATACTATATGCAAAATGATTGAGGAGGATTCCTTTAGGAATAGCAATTCCttgaaatcgataaataatttcgttattgtctgatattaatttatgaattgCAGCAACAGTACAACGTcctattatatttgtattacttATCATTGGACCTTTACTAATGTCTATATGATCTCCTACTCTATAAagagtaattttattatcaacacTATGAGCAGCAATATCAGGTATTTGTTCAAACTTAAACGGATTTTCATGAAACATTTCTTTAGCAATATCTTCTGTTGTTTCTAATCTTTCTATGGGTAACGCactatttatcaattttacaaataaagcAGACATTGCTTTTAACTCTGCCTCTGATGGTTTCCAATCaggtaaattaataaatacatcaTGTACAAAACTTCCAGATTTTATTACAGGTGTTGGAAAACTGTGTAAATGAACTGTTATATCATCTTTAAAAGCAGTGTCAGCTATAGCACCCAGAATAAAAGAACAAGTTCGCCAAAAAGCATAATTCACTGTACTTATTTTTGGAGTCAACATGCTTAGAAGTTCTAAGTTGCAATTAGATGTTAAAGGTTTATGCATATCCCATGGATTTCCATCGACTAATGCTAAAGCAGATACATTAGTAATACCTTCAGAAATATGTTTTGCACAATCATGAGGAGTTGAGATATCTTTATTCATAACTAAAACAACTTCCTCTATAGGTGATTGATATTTAActtcaattttttctattctaccAATAGCAGCTCGCtggatttttttctgttcatCGAAGagatcatttcttctttttttggctTCTGTTTTTGATAATATACTCATATATCTTGAAGATATATATGATTGTAACTTCAAATTATTGAAACAAAGACTTCCACATCTacaaaaaatcataataaaaatcaaattataaattcacagttttttaataaattattaataactatagaaaatattcattaaagaattagaagattgttttatatataaaaacctTTTACTactatgatatatttaaaataccaCACAAACCtttgaaacatttttgaaaattttgaaagGTTAAATGAATGTTTTCATTTGtatcaatctttttattttatgtattttttcttatgtcGGAATgtatagtttattttttatgccgtatatagaatattaaataattgtat
This is a stretch of genomic DNA from Vespula vulgaris chromosome 2, iyVesVulg1.1, whole genome shotgun sequence. It encodes these proteins:
- the LOC127061857 gene encoding 39S ribosomal protein L39, mitochondrial — translated: MFQRCGSLCFNNLKLQSYISSRYMSILSKTEAKKRRNDLFDEQKKIQRAAIGRIEKIEVKYQSPIEEVVLVMNKDISTPHDCAKHISEGITNVSALALVDGNPWDMHKPLTSNCNLELLSMLTPKISTVNYAFWRTCSFILGAIADTAFKDDITVHLHSFPTPVIKSGSFVHDVFINLPDWKPSEAELKAMSALFVKLINSALPIERLETTEDIAKEMFHENPFKFEQIPDIAAHSVDNKITLYRVGDHIDISKGPMISNTNIIGRCTVAAIHKLISDNNEIIYRFQGIAIPKGILLNHFAYSILEDRARKLNDIMWQPQKDLEEDFAENIQLGVKN
- the LOC127061856 gene encoding gastrula zinc finger protein XlCGF57.1-like, giving the protein MNRNNNNNNNNNHNNNNNNNNNMSLTTPPAIHVGPIITPGSNETISIVIPLSAQLATVSGQKVEKASCKDCGKDAKQRSPNGAAPRIRNDKTKGCPYPTCTRYGRAFSRAHDLKRHIARHEMRKEKLMDGEKGQLVIGCLEYAKNLVNDSALRTNESFKTEIPRDTETNVRAYTCPRCKKRYSEESKFKAHLAMHDKVIILKTMAKNVCTLCGLQLQNEADMQEHMKQHAGAILQTQSAQSMPQNEKEDDFLLEEMLLLHKNPRRTSSSDKTVDVASGKVATKIRCDYCSKTFKTKWTLSSHVAAHEGRYQFDCAQCGKKFVRKSHYEGHVRSHEAARPYVCEQCGKTFKELKHRREHTKRKHPGNQSAIQNLLDSISPCASEEVPVDQAKFTLLMPVNFTA